A segment of the Arachis hypogaea cultivar Tifrunner chromosome 5, arahy.Tifrunner.gnm2.J5K5, whole genome shotgun sequence genome:
ttatcatatatttttaacataCATGTTAGCTAAACTCTTAATAATATTATGCACTTAAAAGCTAGTAAGAGTAGTTGCCCACCAATTGTGTTGTTTGTGGCCAAAAAGGACCAAAATTAAAAGTGGGAATAGGAAGGAGAGTGCAAAACGACACGCTTGGAAGGTGTTGGTTCAATCAGTGTCTGGTTGACAGCCAGACCACATAGGCCGTCTTTGTCTTTGTGTTGTGTTGGATCCATCACTACTACATACTGCTCTTCGATGTAAATGCTGCCATTATTAATGCTGGGTTTTATTAGGGGGCATGGAGAAGAAGAAAAGGCTTCATCGATTGTTGATAAAGAAATGGAAATTGACTTATTAAATCACTCTTCCACCTTAATccatgataataataaaaatgtctcACGGTCTATAAATTCATGCcaataaaatacacaaatttaatCCAAATTCAATAAGAGTGGTTTAATATGACTAGTTGCACATGTGATGTTAGCGCAAGAGAAAGAAACCaaacaataaaagaagaagaagaaatgttgtaattattatttaaagaaaattatactAGCGTCTATCGTGACCATCATCACATATGTATTCgttcaattcaaattaattttgacTTTCTCATTTGCTTTGGGCAATTGttgtaaattagtttttaaaataaaagaatatgtacatatatacaaaatatataatatctaAATAAATTTCGAGAAAACTTGATGTATGTATAAGTATACTTTAtgagaaaaatatcataattaagtAGAATTTTACCAAATCGCGTGAGAAGTaggtttaatactttaattttaatcataaCTATCATTCTCGCTTCTCTCTAACAGGCTAGCTTGTAATCTTTTATCTCCTCACAATAAACCTTTtcctaaaaaatatcaaaattatattaattaatatttatatatagggAAGATGGTTTTaaacttaattttaatttatgggaTGGGAAAAGAGGCCAAAGGTCAAAGGTGGCGTTGTTAACGTCTTAACGAGTCTTTATCAATGCCAATTGCCACCCAACGGTGCAGCCAATAGACAGCGTGGGAcctttagtttcttttttttttttaaggtttaattattctgtaggtttttatatttttatcaaaattttaattatatttttatattttttaattaaatttttagatgttaattttttttaaatttaattcatataataataaaaatgtttgaaataacaaaatactttatttaaaaattgaatatttttataattgaattAGAATAACTAATTGAACCcacctttattttttaaaaatatcaaaataacttTTAGCATTTTGCCCCAAAATTAAAGAATCATAGCTAGCGCTTATTCTCTGAATTGAAGTCAATGGCGTTTCTCCTCCGTTCGTTCATCTGCGTCGTCGTCATCATCGTCCTCCTTAGCAGCGTGAGCGTTTGTCGTTGTCGTCTGTCATTTTTAGTCTAAGCTGCACTGCTTTGCACTGTTCGTGCGTGCACCGTGGCCTCCGTCGCGTTTCTCGCCTGACCGCACCTCAATTTGTTGCTTAAAGTCGATCTACCAAAATAGGTaactgattaattttttattttatagtagATATAATAGGTTTAagcaaatgataattttttttataatgatttATGAGCTGATTACGAAAAAAATATAGCACTGGTCAAAACTTATTtattgaattgatttttgaattttttttatataatggtttaggatttactatatatatatatatatatatatatatatatatatatatatatatatatatatatatatatatgggttttattaattgatgaattgatataTGTATTGATTTTGCTGattatgaattttgtttattgttgattgttgttactGTGATCATGTTAATTTATTAGGGTtctgtttttcttattttatgtaGTTATGGgaaatttggatttttctttttcctttcttatcGTCCTGAATTTGTTCGAAACTATTTGCAAGAGTCTCTTTTTCAGGAAACTAAATTATAAACGAGTCGGTGACTGTTGATCTTGTTTGACATGATTTAATTCAGGAGTGCGCAGAAAAAATTATGAAGTGTTGCTTTATATGTCTTGTCTTTTGTTAATACTTGAAAAAATATGTATTCCTTGTTCTAGGAAAAAAATCATGCCTTAAATAtacttattttttagtttttgtccGTCAAATTAGTTATCTTGTTTGaggaactatataaaaataagcttttataaacaattttagttattaaactgttaatagtttttgttaatATATGTCATACGTGCAAGTTCTTTCATTACGCGGACATGATTATATATGGTTGcatatatttgtttttatatGCAATAAATTGTTCTTGCAATTGTGTGATGActaatcatttttttttcaatccaaacATTGGCTCAGTACTAGTTACCTGTGATAGTAATTGTTTTTAACGATGGAGATGTATATGGTAGTAACTAGAGAATCTCCAAAAAAATGAATGGATCCCacaaagataaatttttaattaggtctctatacttttttttctttttaattggatccttaaaataaataaataataccacAATTTATTGACATTTTTTTGATGTTTAATGTTaatagagactaaattaaaaaaaatatataaatatccaattaaaaaaatatataaaaatttaactaaaaatttaataaaattatacgaACATGCAAAATAATTCACTCTTCTTTGAACCCTCCCTTCCATCTTCATTCACACTTTTATTTCTATATTATACGGACTATATGCTAtattgaaattaataattaatataaaatatatataaaaataaattaaataaaatatatatttatatataaatatataataattaattttaatatataaataatattttgaatattGTATACTAGCTAATACACTTCATGTTTTCGTCAATATCAACTTAAAATTGATAATTACGCaagaaatatttttctaataataaattaataatatccgctccatttatatattttttttaataaagtaactatttttcattttgttgagTATTAccaatttgatttaataaaaaaaattaattaaatttttagggTCATTGAGAGAGAAAAAGTATTTATCAAAGTAAGAGAaaagataaaagagaaaaaacaaaatttttatttttgtgcaaAGCAGTAAATTTAAAACAATAGTTTTTCATTCATTTACTGTTGAATCGGTCTAAAATTTGAACGATAATTTTatctatcttattttttattctaaaaggtGAAAATTTTAATTGGAAATTTGTAGAAAGAGAAACTTGTTTTagacaataattttattattgagtattttttatcttcttattACTCATTTGTAAGGTTTGTACTTTGATGTTTTAGTTAATTATATGTACGATTTATACTTTATTTAAGATTCTCTTGTAtctcatatatatttaattatagtaGAGTCATTTTTCTGATCTTGGTGACTCATGATTTTTatctttcatattaaaaaaaattttacgttAAAATATCAGTACATTTTTGTTGTTGCTTGATATATTTATTTGCTTATACTTACTGTCATATCATGTTAtgagtatttttatattatttttatattgaatATTTATATTGTTTTTACTACTGGACTCTTTCAGTAATAACATCATTGCTTCTAATGACAAATAAATTAGACATGGTATATATACAATAATAAGTTAAGAACAACTGTTGTAGAACCAAAACTAAAATGTGATAACCACTACTTCGTTCTTTAGCTTCTTGGTGGTAAAATAACAATAATTGCCTTGATAATATGCTAATCATGGATCAGAAGGAAACAGAGATTGTGTCCAGCACATACAATAAAGTTAATCAATTTCTATTCGTTTCAAGGGTTAAATTGAAGAGATGTCATCATATATACATGAAGGATAAAACAacaggaaaaaaggaaaaaaaaaagaattaagtgAGAGAAAAAAGAGATCTAGAAGAGAGAGATCCGATCCAGCTAGCTAGGTACCTAGGTAGCTAGGGAAATAATAGAGAGAGAGTTGGTTTTAGGGATGAAAAAGACTGCAATCGTGCAAACTACATTATTTAACAACTTATAATGCCAATGAGCCATAGCTCACACGGCATTTCGCCTCCTCCCCACCTCAAAGGTCTCGGGTTCGAATCCTATCAGCTGCATCCGAGGAGAAAAAATTTGGTAAGTATGTGAGGAGTGTGTGGGTGTGTATTGTGTACATCAAAACAACATTGTATATAGGAGTAGGACCGAGGTGCCATGCAACTGGGTGTGGCCAAGCTTCAAAACATGTAATTGTTATTCCAACTTTTTTAGGTGTTGAAAATGGAACCATACTTTGATTAATTCTCCCATCAGTAGTTGAATAATTTGTTAGACACCGAAAATTGAAGTGACTTAGGATTAATTAGGAGGAGGGTTAATTATATCTGTTCAGgccataaacttttttttttcttttggtatatATTCAATCATCAAGGACAAATTTGTTATAGATGTgagttctatttaaaaatttattacttaCTAATAGATTATTGTACGTATAAAGTGGAACTCAAAATTCCTAATACTTATTTAAGACGACTGAACTAATCACTTGACTAACCTAAAATAGGtatcataaaccatttttaaATTACGGTTTTGGTATACTCATTGCAGTTCTAAATAATGCAATATAATTGATTGTACgcttaaattacataaattcaaGAGACTCAATAATTGTGGTCTAATTAATACGATTGCAACAATATAGCAACTGTAAAAATTGAAACCATGCATCCGACATAAATTAAACCACCTACCTAGCTAAgctgattgctcttgaagtttatCACTATGTATATTTAAATAAAAGCTACGAAATGCATGTATCATTCCCTAGCTCCTAGTTGTATACAAGCTAAGGTTCCCGAATAATCTATATATGATTCACCCTGTGAGTAATCACTATTAATATTGTTGCCTATCAAATCCCATAATGtgtgaattaaaattttgtaCTCATTAGAGGATACATACAATTCCACAAAGCCAAAATCCCCGTCAATAATAGATGCATGCATGGCTGGCTACATAGTGCATTATATATACTTATAGGTGGCGTTTAGGCAAGGGGAAAAAACCCTTTATTCTATGACTTGTATTATTCAAGAGTGTGGTCAAATTATCTTGGCCATTCATATGCATATAGCTAGGTAGTACCATCTCTTTCAGCTTTTTACAATATGGTCACCCGTTTGTTCTGAATTGTGTTATTTATGCACTTGAAATTGAGATATTTATAaacatcaaaatttaaattaataaaattatcagtatttatattatatacaaaatatggtgttcaattttttttcttttcatgtttGCTAGCTTAGGTGTGATGCCAACATGTTatctcaaaaatattatttatacattaaaatcagatatcaaaaataattataatatatttatataaaatttggtaaaattttttttccaattttgcaGCACATTTATGGATATTAAAACTAAAGAGATTTGTTAATGTACATATAACATAGTTGATATATAAAAGTACTAAGAGTAAACATTTAATTAAGAATCTTTCACTAATATAAAACGTCTTTAACTATTAAGTCAAAatctttcattaaaaattttataattttatttatataaaagtcaaatctatttaaaaatatataagtactAACTTACAACAATATTTTAGCATAAAGATTTATACACATAGGCACATCAGCACACGCCCGCACAATAAATTGGTCAAGTAGTGATAAACAAATTCATTATTTTGCTCATTAAAAAGTATAAATAACTAATTCTATGTGTAgccaatttaaataatttttcaaaatttttaaaattttaattttaaaattttaaaaaattaaaattagattcaTAAACACAGGCCATCCAATAAGCCTCGATACTTAACGCGACCTCCCACTCCGATTCCTCTCTCCCATGACATTGCGATCTCCCTCGCAATTCCTCTTGAGTGCCCTCAACTTTTTCTCTCCGTGGTGTCGTTCCCCTCTCCCTCCAACCGTGATTACTTTTGCGCCTCTTCATGCAACACCTCGTTTTGCGATGGTGTGTCCTCCCACTCCGAATCCTCTCACCGCGATGCGCGTGCTTCCTCCTACAATCTCTGGTACCGGAATGTCTCTCCCTGCAATTTGTCACCCTAGGCACGACGCCGCGCATTCTCTCTCTgaactctcttttttttctcctcttcttcttcttaaattttgaatgattttttttactCGTTGTGAATTTTTTTCTTAGGTTTCAAATATGTTTTTATTATATGTTTTGGATGTTTATTGGTTTTaagttttggatatttttttaatatatacttttagaatgttctttttttaataattttggataTCTCATTTTGTTAGgttttaacttttttaattattttagatatctaaaaaggttttgaatatttttatatcCGAAAGTGatgtattttttttactatataattaaaaggattttgataaatttttacaataattttagatgtttatttttgttatattttaattttttttgtaattttttttactgtgaatgagaatgaaagtaaaattatagtgactcttgagttggaaTTTTCTTTTCATTAATGAACCTTTTTTCATTAACTGGTTGCACCGCCCCTAATTAGTTTCCTAACAATTATTTTCTTACATGGTTGTTTCAGGAttgaacataaaaataattaaaaaaatactcattCTTACAAAATTAGCCACAATTTCTAAAGTTAATTAATGGATTAATAGACAAGTCACAAAAGACAAGGATATATTTATGACCTTGGAGCTAGCTGGCCAAGCTAGAGCATACTCCTTGAGTTTGTTCTTCTTTCTCAttcattcttttaatttattttcgctGCTTCACTTTGAGCTTTTGAGCAAGTTGTCTTATCCCAATAGCATCTTTAACTGAGTGGCGGAAGCTCAACAACGAGTAGTAATTAGATTAGATCATAAGTGATAGCCGTTGGACCACAATATGATGTTCTTTGTTCGTGCAACTTTATTTAGAAGACACTGAGAATCTCTAAAATAATTGCCAGACATGTATAATGCAACTACTAACTTCCAAGCAACCACTGCTTTGACATTTTCTCTACACAAATCCTCATCCTTCATCCTCTAGGGGGTCAACTTGAACTGATATAATTGGAAAGAAGAATAATTGGGAAGCATAACTTTTATCATTTGGGCTCACGTGTTGTGGACAAAAAGACAATAGGCTAAGAGAGACACTGGCCGATGGACCCAACCCAAAAGAAATTAGAATCTGATAGACAATGTGGTTTTCACGTTCAGTGCCCACAAATGCAAACACACACCATCCCAGCATGTGAATATTGTCTATTTTAGCTTCATTTAATTTCCTAATCCTTCTTCGCATTTTTCAACGGAACCCATAAAAGAGCTACCATGTCCATGTGAGACAGCAATGACAAAACATCCTACCTAAATCTTTATTGGCACACCTGAGGTTTTCCACAAGCACATCagtttttcacttttttcttttttctgtttctcttcaTCTTCTTAGCTATATCTAAATCTTATCACCAAGAATCTGATCAATCTATTATGAGAAACTATAGTTTCATAAAATCTCTAAAAACTTTTAGCAAATAAACTTCAATTTTATGTTCTAAATTCGAAACTAATTGTAGTTAATTCAATTGGTTTTCTTTCTTTCCCATGATGCTTTGaacctaacaaaaaaaaattatagaattcagtttctttttttttcggaaaattgataaaaagaaaaacacGCACGCACACTAgttattttcattaaaatttgAATGAGAAATAGTAATGAGCTCCATTTGTCCATTTATTATTCTTATAATCAGTGCTCGCATATGCTATTGAATTGCATGTGAAAAAGACACTACTTTTTGTTCAGTTCTTCACAGCACCTTCCCATTTTGCCACATGCAATCTTGCTCTCCTGGCctgcaattttaatttcaacaATAAATTACCTATTTTGCTATATATATGTGCAAAgaacgaagaaaaaaaaaatcgttTACCTCTTTGTCCCAGTCACTTCGAATAGTAACTAAGGCCAGTACCAAAGTCTGGACTGCAGTTCCACCAAAAATTAACCCTGCCCATATTCCCTGATCATTCATTATTAATTCATATCAGCATTACTACCGCTTGAAGCAAATCAAATTATAACAATATGCTTAACTAATGAGAGAGATTATATTTTACCATTTATGACCGATTTAGAAACAAAAGTTTTTCCAAAATCTAACTTTTCATCTTCGTTACTAACTTTTTATTTAGCGATGGATTTAATGGCAAAATAGTATAATTTTGCTGTTGAAAATATAGTTATTGATTTagcaatcaatttttttttgtcatgaaaaGCTTATTGGTCATAAATTTTTGAGTGGCCGTTAAAATAAATCGTTATTCAAAAAAATGATCGTAGTATTAATCTTCGCTCTGATTATGATGTATATAAAGGGTTGTACATAATTCTAGACTAATTTTTGTTTATGATTTGATTTCATCTGAAATTGTACTAATGCTGTAGAAACAAATAAGTTAGAATATATAGAACGTACCTCAACTCCAATATCAAAGACGAAACCCAACAAAAACCCAAGCGGTATCCCAATTAGATAGTAGCAAATCAAGTTTATGTATGCCACATATTTTTGCCATCCTGATCCTATGGCAACCCCTGTTGaagcatgcatatatataatttagTTTAGGAAAATCTGTTGTTATGTATATCAATTATGATTATCAAGTTAGTCTATACACACACTTGTAAGATCAACCAATCTTTGTGTAAATTCTATATATGTTTTAGTTATAATATATAAGACAAAAAGGACATAAAAAAATGTGTCTAGTTAATATATGtgataaaatttaaagattgtacATTACCTGACAAAACAGGTTGGATACTGTTGAGCAGAATTGTGAAGGCTAAGAGGAGTGACAACTTATTAACCTCTTTAATCACAACTATACTCGAAGAAAATATATAGCCAAATTGAGTGCGAAAGATTATAATCAAGAGCAAGAAGAAAACGCCTATTGAAAATGATTCAGCCACCGAAACCAAGGTAGCTAACTTGGCTCCTTTTCCATTCCCAGCTCCAAGCTCATTTGCAACTCTTACTCTTCAAcatccatcatcattattattctaCCAAAGTTATTACAACCTTATAGAGCTTCTTAATAAAGAGGGAAGGTTAAGAAGTTAAGATACATTACCCTGTAGCAGCAAGGAATCCCATTGGAAACATCATCTGCCATACATTTATAGTCAAGCTGCCACAAAAGAAACCAAGTTAGAGAAAACAACAATCCACAAACATATTGACAAGAAGGAGCAATTTCGAGTATTTTTAGAACGGTTTTGCCAACAAATGTCTTAGAAATGCTTGTTACGTAAATTATCTATATATGTTAGaaaattttaatagtttttatAGATTTTCTATACagtaaatattttgaaaatttaacatttttaGTCTTCTAATATAAACTTTCTATATTTAATATACATCTTAAACCACCTGTTAACTAAAcatttttgaaagaatttataTTGAAATTACAATTATAATTTTGATGTGATCTAAATATtgcaaaatatataataaatttaagacAAAAAGACAAATAgatccttgatcttttaatttttcaacattTAAGTCCTtcagaatttgaaaatatatttaagtttctAACAATTTCAAAACTTAGATTTATCAATTTCTCCGTTCACTTGAATCAGTCAGACCCAACGAATAAATCAAACGTGATTCTCATTGTACTGATATGGTCGTTATGAATGCACACGTGTGGGAGAGTTTTTAAAATACGATAAGTTAGACTCAGGGATCGACGTGTCCAGATTTTGAAGAGGTCATGGACTTATGAAGTACGGACACTTCGCTGATTTGCCGTGTCCGTGTGTCGGATACATTTCAGATACGACACTtaccgacactcgtccgacacgcctGGACACACTTAAATGCCATCACATGTCATGTCAGTGTGTCTAGTCTTATtgttaacatatattcttaaaataaatttagatatagtatatattattatttattaaaacaaaaaatattttaaatacttgatataattaaaataagatattagaaataattaaaaaatttaatttatattttaatagcaataaaatatcaaaatatcattacgatttatctaaaaaatattttatattttatatgtatctatgtccccgtgtcatgtagaattttaaaattcgcgtgtcggcgTATCTCCTGTTGTGTCATGTCCCATGTTGTGTCAATGTCCATATATTATAGTCaaggacttaaatgtatttttaaatttttaaaaatttaaatgtctACAAACCAAAGTTAGAGATCAATTTGTTCTTTTCTCTAAacttaaataaacataaaagaggtaGATAATAAATAAGAGTGTATTTAGttcgtatttttttatttttaatatttagtaaaaacaaaattttattatcttttatttttcttttatgaaattttaaaaataaaaaacaaaaatcaaacccACCATAATATATATTGTGGTTGCAAGAATTATATGGTTGCGAAGTGCAATTTACAACCATAAGTTAATTAGTTAAAACGATATGACAAACACAATTTACCATATGGTTAATGCTTCCACAGAAACCGCAGCATTCGGTAGATTTCCGGACATCAACAATAGTGCTCTATCATACCAAATTTCCAAGCTGTAAAAGGAAAAATTTAGATATCCCCGTGAATGCTTGGCTTGATTAATGTTTGGATTGATGGAGAATAATATAGGACGGAGACAGCAAGTAAAATAGGTTAGAAACTTAGAAGTAGAACACAATCAAGTTTCAGCTTGGTTAATATTCCtctattactactactactactactactactactactactactactactacaaaGTCCAAACCATTTTACTGCGTGAAAAGTCTTGGCCTCTAATAAAAATCTgccaataaaaaatatacatctaaaatttaaaattatacgttcaatgtttaaaaaaaatttaaagattacaCATCTAAAGTATTCAAAAAAACCCATTCAAAAAAGTAAAGATACAAATCCTATACATCCCAAAATCACTACTTAAGGAAGcgctttttagtttttaaaattgatttgtatctattaaaataaaaattttaatataactttatatattaattaattttaaatttaattattatatttatatctattataatgtttttaaattttaataattattttattacataTAGTTATTGTTACTTATATTTATTGAAAgtcattttattttgatttactaaacataaatattacaaattattaaaaaatatcttttaaaaactaactttcataaattattatttgaaaatagaaatttcaGCAAATCATAGACCAAATATACCAACTGCAGGTATAAACAATACACTGTGTCAATGTAATTAATAGATCTTTATGTATGTGTCTGCCATCACTTGGATATCAATAATCtttaatcttattttgtttaattcAATTGAAATGACAAATATTCTTGATAAAAATGTTAaatgatgaaaaataatttttgtaattattcttTAATCTAGTTTTTTTATACACAGATATTATTGTGCTAAACATACTATGTTTTATAACCCATTTCTAAAGCTATTTGAATTCATTGAAGTAATAAAAGAGATGTGACTGTATGCTAGTGAAATAGAGAATCGATTACATGTAACTTTGATAATAATAAGGGACACAAGATAGAGAAATAAAAACAAGTACCATATCATAACTCCAGAGGCAGCAGAGAGTTGGGCGAATTCTGAAAGGCCAGAGAAAGCTTCAATGGAGAAACCAGTCCACGTGGCGGGACAATTCCCCAAAACGATATAGCCAAGAAACCCTAACGTCAAGATTATCCAAGAAACGTTGGCAGCAGCAGCAACAAAAAGCACTCCCATCTTAAACTTGTAAGCAGCCAACCAA
Coding sequences within it:
- the LOC112799924 gene encoding protein DETOXIFICATION 27-like; this encodes MASNNDSSSSASALGEEVKVPLLGEHSIDGEEGTLVRRVLTESKNLWHIAAPAIFNRVANYSMLVITQAFVGHIGDLELASTSVAINVILGLDLGIMMGMSSALETLCGQAFGAKKYHMLGVYMQRSWVVLFIISIALLPIFLFATPILKLLGQPADIAELAGAISISIIPIHFAYAFYFPLYFFLQSQLENKVIAWVSLFAFFVHLLLAWLAAYKFKMGVLFVAAAANVSWIILTLGFLGYIVLGNCPATWTGFSIEAFSGLSEFAQLSAASGVMICLEIWYDRALLLMSGNLPNAAVSVEALTICLTINVWQMMFPMGFLAATGVRVANELGAGNGKGAKLATLVSVAESFSIGVFFLLLIIIFRTQFGYIFSSSIVVIKEVNKLSLLLAFTILLNSIQPVLSGVAIGSGWQKYVAYINLICYYLIGIPLGFLLGFVFDIGVEGIWAGLIFGGTAVQTLVLALVTIRSDWDKEARRARLHVAKWEGAVKN